The genomic segment AAATCCAAAAGAGCACCAGCCGAACGAGGCCCTGATCGCCATCCGCACCATCGCCATGCCGGGCGACACCAATCCGGCGGGCGATATTTTCGGCGGCTGGCTGATGTCGCAGATGGACCTGGCCGCCGGCAATGTCGCCGCGCGCCGCGCCGTGGGCCGCGCCGCCACCATCGCCGTCGAAGGCATGACTTTTCACACGCCGGTGCGGGTGGGGGATGAGGTCTCGGTCTATGCCGAACTGCTCTCGACCGGCCGCACCTCGATGAAGATCCACGTACAGGCGTGGCGGCGGTCGCGCGACTCGGATGTGCGCATCAAGGTGACGGACGCCGATTTCACCTTCGTCGCCATCGACGAAAACGGAAATTCGCGTCCGTTGCCTTTGCCGTAAGCCCAAATTCATCCTGTGCGCGAACCTGGTTAAACCGTCATCATAAAGACGTTGACCAAAGCCGCGCGCCTTGTCATTTTCACCGCCTGTCAGGGAGGCGTAGATGGCCAAGGCATCGGTGACGGACCGGCTCGTAGCCTGGTTTACCGTCTGGGACGAAGACAAGACGCGCAGCGTCCTCAATGTGACGCTGGCCGTGCTGACCGGCCTTTTGTTCGGCATGGTGCTCGACACCATCTTCCGTCAGGTCGGCAATTACATGTTCCCGCCGCCGCCGACCTTCGATATGGCCAGCGCCGAAGACATCGCGCAACTGCTCGATACGGTTCCGGCGGACGCCTATATCATCAAGCTCATTTCGTGGACGCTCGGCACGTTCGGCGGCGGTTATCTGGCGGTGCGTATGGCCAGGGTCGGCGCGTTTCCGGCGTGGATCACCGGCGTACTGCTGATGGCCAGCTACATGATCCATATGAGCCTTATCCCGCACCCCAACTGGGTCGTGCTGATCTGCCTGCCGTTGTGCGCGGTGTCGGCCTTCGCGGCGGGCCTGCTCGGCAACTTCATCCTCATTCAGCAGATGCGCCGCCGCGCCGCCAGCGAAGTCGCCTAAGCCTTTTTGGGCTTGGCGTCGATCCTGAGCAGCACCGGGGCCTTGTCCAGCGTGATGCGCGCCGCGCCGGTGTGCGCCGACGGCTGAAACACGAGGCCGTCCTTGATCTTCGGCAGGGCCGTGGCCTTGCCGTCCGCTCCGATCGCCTGACCGCCCGTCGCCCCGACAAAGACCACCCGGTCGAGATGCGGCACGGCAAGGCTGGCCAGACCGGCCGCCTTCTTCGCCCCCGCATAGGCCTGATCGACGGCCATCTTCAGGTCCGCCGCCGCATAGCTCGTCGTCGCGGACAGGCTGGCGGCGATGATCAGGGTCAGGCTCATCTTGCTGCCGTCCGGCCGGGTCAGGCTTACCGGCGCCTTGGCCTTCAGCGCCGCCGCGGAAGGCAGGGGCGTCAGGGTGCCGTCCGCCGCCAGGCCGATCGGCGTCTCGCCATTGTGTTTCAGCACCAGCCGCAGGTCGGACGTCTTCGCGCCGCTGACCCCCAGCCTGTAGGCCAGCCGGAAGTGCGTGCGGTCCGTGGCGGGCAGGTTGAGATAGTTGAGCAGAAACGGGAACAGGTCCGTGCAGGGCATGTCCTTGGTTTCGGCGCGGGCCGCCGTAGCGGTCACGGCGAAGGCGGCGGCGGACAGCACCAGGCTGCGGCGATTGAACGATGACATGAAATCCCCCTCGAACGAAAACGATCCCGAACCTTCGTTCGGGATCGCGGCAAAATCACGGCGTTTTACTTCACCTGATTGTCGATGCCGATGCGCGAGGGCACGGCGTCGAAGGTGATGCTGACGGCACCGGGATATTCGGCCGGGGCCAGGTAGGGCGTTCCGCCGGGATAAGCGTCGTCGCGCGGCGATTTCGGCAGCGCCTTCTGGCTGCCGTCGGCCAGGGTGACGCGGGCATTGCCGGAACCGACGAAGTAGAGGCGGTCGGGCTTGGGCTGGGTCAGGGCCAGCACGCCGCCGACCTTGCGCATGGCCGTATCGGCCTGTTGCACGGCCTTGGCCAGCGGGGCGACGGACATGGTCTTGGCCGGGGTTTCGGTGGCGAAGACGCGCACGCGCATCGACACGCCCTTTTCGGGGCCGGTCAGGACAATGCGGCCTCCACGCAATTGCGTCAGGGTCGGCAGCGGCGTGATGCGCCCGTCACCGGCGATGTTAAGCTTCTGGCTCTGGCCATTGTGCTTGAGGACGATGCTGGCCCCTTGCGTGCCGCCCTTGATCTTGAGGACGTAGGCGATGGTGATTTCATCGCGCTCGGACATGGGCAGGGCAAGGAATTTCGACAGGAAAGGGAAGGCCTGATCGGCAGCGACCTCGCGCTGCGTCTGCTGGGCGACGGCGGTTACGGGCAGCACGGCTGCAGCGACGGGCGTCAGGCACAGGGCAGCCGCCAGCAGGGCGGGCGTGGCGCGATTCACAAACATAGGCAGGTCCATCCTTCTACTCTTCATTCTCTTCTAGCCTGAGCCTTTTACAAAAATAAGGCTGAACCGGAGATGAAAGTTATCAGGACTGTATCAGGAAGCCGGATGCCGGGCTTTCATCGTCTCATGCGCGGTGCGGATGATGTCGGTCAGCACGCCCCTGTCCACGTCGCTCAGGCGCTTGATGTACAGGCACCCCTTGCCGGTCGTGTGCTTGCCGAGGCGGGGCAGGTGTTCGGCCTGCTCCGGCGATTCGGCCAGCACATAGAGGGTCAGGGCAGCGCTGCGCGGGGAAAAACCGGTCAGCGGCCAGGTGACAGTCGCCTTCGGGTGGGTGGAGACGACGTAGCTGCCGTAGCCGATGATGGCCGGGCCCCACATGACCGGCGGCTCGCCCGTCACCTCGCTGAACAGGCGCAAAAGAGTGTGGGCGTCGGCGCGCATCTTTTCCGGGGCCTTCTCGTCGATAAAGGCGACGGGATCGGCGTCGGTGGGTTGCGTCTTGGGTTCGGCCATAGGCCACAGGATGGGTGCATAACGCGGTTTCGTCAAGCGAAGGGCAGGAGGTCGGGGAGGCGCTGGACGTCAGCAGCGCCGCCCCAGCGCGGCGGCAGGCCGTTCCGGCCGCGCACCCAGTCCTCGACCATCGCCGCCTGCTGCTCATAACCATAGGCGGTAAAGGGCTTATCTGTAAGGGTATAGCGGTAGCGCCCGCGTTCGCGCCACAGATAGGACCACAGGCCCATGCCGTTGGCGTATTGCCACACATGGGTCAGTTCGTGGGCCAGCAGGGCCAGAGTCTCCGGGCGGGCCG from the Asticcacaulis sp. AND118 genome contains:
- a CDS encoding acyl-CoA thioesterase, producing MKNPKEHQPNEALIAIRTIAMPGDTNPAGDIFGGWLMSQMDLAAGNVAARRAVGRAATIAVEGMTFHTPVRVGDEVSVYAELLSTGRTSMKIHVQAWRRSRDSDVRIKVTDADFTFVAIDENGNSRPLPLP
- a CDS encoding DUF1801 domain-containing protein, with the translated sequence MAEPKTQPTDADPVAFIDEKAPEKMRADAHTLLRLFSEVTGEPPVMWGPAIIGYGSYVVSTHPKATVTWPLTGFSPRSAALTLYVLAESPEQAEHLPRLGKHTTGKGCLYIKRLSDVDRGVLTDIIRTAHETMKARHPAS